CGCTTTGTGGTGCGCAGGTGTCAGAGTTTGGGTTTGCTGGACGCAGATGACACCATTGAGGATGTTCTGGAGGATAACGACTTTGTCGAACTTGGTAATGTAAAACGGATTTTCACCCTAACATATGACCTTTTTTTATTCATGCACATTTTATTTATCTCCGCAGCCATTGAAGGTGACAGTATGTCACCGGACTTTATTCCATGTGAGCCTGGAGTTTCACCTCTGTATCCTTGGACGTGGTAGCAATCTCTACATTAACAAATATTTAGAATcgccaaataaatgaaataattccCAAGATCTCTTTAAATAGTTGAAACCACTGATTGGAATGCTCCTTAACTAAGCGGGCACATAGTACAGCAGCATACAGAGAACCAACAGAAGTAAGTGTTCATCTACATTGTATGGAAACTATAGAATGCACTGGTGGCGTAACGCGGGTGTCTCTGTGTAGTACATTTCCCTGGATGGCAACAGCCTGTCGTCGACGGACCTGGTCAACCTGGGACGGGGACTGTACAAGATAAAAGTAAAAACCAGCCAATGTCTTTGCCGTCCTCACTAGTCTTTGAGGTTTTGACTTAAGTTGTCACCGTTTTCAGCTGACCGCCGAAGCCGAAATAAAGGTTGTGCAATCCCGAGAGCTGCTGGACACCAttgtcaaagaaaacaaaggtaTTAACACCGTCACTGGGTCCAACGGTGGACAAATATTACAAAACTAAACCATTTTTTGATTCCATtgaccccttttttttttttttttttttaaacttctctctctctctccagttgTCTATGGAATCACAACCGGTTTTGGCAAGTTTGCCCGGACGGTCATTCCTGTCAGCAAGCTCAAGTGAGGATAATCTGACTTTCATTCTTGCCACTGATTAACTGAAAATGGAAGGTTTCGCCGTGCCTGGACGTTCGTTGTCAGTTGGAGCCACGTGCCCAACAGTAACTTGATGGTACTTCTGCTCaacagggagctgcaggagaacctgGTGCGGTCCCACTCTGCAGGTGATGCGTCCCACTCAAGAGAACAatgttttcaattattttaattattttttaatccCGACGTTGTGAGGTCCCCTGGTGCGTTTAGGTGCTCGCCTCAGTTTAGTATCACGTGTCGTGGTCTGTAGGTGTGGGAAACCCGCTGAGCCCAGAAAGGACCCGCATGCTGCTCGCTCTGAGGATCAATGTTCTGGCCAAAGGGCACAGTGGAATTTCCCTGGAAACCCTGCAAGCCATGATCCAGGCCTTCAACGGTACTCCTTCATGCGTGATTCGGGCATTAATAGCGAGGATGGCGAGCGTGTAATCTCATCTCCAAACTCATTTGCCCCCCCCGCAGCGTCATGCCTCTCCTTTGTCCCGGAGAAGGGAACGGTGGGCGCCAGCGGCGACCTGGCCCCTCTGTCTCACCTGGCCCTGGGGCTGATGGGAGAGGGCAAAATGTGGTCCCCCAAGAGCGGCTGGGCCGATGCAAAATATGTAAGATCTCCTCGGAAGAGCCAGCAGGGAGCGTGCTCGGGAGAACTGATTTTCAATGCTTTAACCAGACATGTTTGCTTTGTCTCggatgtgtttgtctgctttcatctctgtccaggtcctggaggcccATGGACTTAGGCCAATCTCCCTGAAGCCCAAAGAGGTAGCGTTTAAGAGCGACCATACTGTCAAATATTTGAGTTTACCCTCAGTTCACTGGGAGCACGCTGTTGTCAAGTTCATGGACCTGAATACAAAAGCCATCCAAAACACATCCATGGAagctctgtcctcctctaacaGGGCCTTGCATTGATCAATGGGACCCAGATGATCACCTCGCTGGGGGCGGAGGCCGTGGAGCGAGCCCAGGCCATCGCCCGGCAGGCGGACATCGTCGCTGCCCTGAcgctggaggtgctgaaggGAACCACCAAGGCTTTTGACAGCGGTGAGTGCGGCCGCCCGCGTCATGACCCCGCAGAGGCGCGTTAATCTGCAACCTCAGCGTTTCCTCCTGCGTCTGTTCTGCCCTCGGTCCTGGTCCTGAAGACATCCACCTCCTGCGTCCCCACCCGGGGCAGATAGAAGTGGCCCTACGCTTCCGCTCGCTGCTGGACTCTGACCATCATCCCTCACAGATTGCAGGTTAAAAGACGGATGTTAAAGtctgatttgtttttcttgctcTACGCAATCATCTGGATTAAACCGGTAGTTGTTTGATGGTTTTCTCCAGAGAGCCACCGGTTCTGTGACAGAGTCCAGGATGCCTACACCATGCGATGCTGTCCTCAGGTATCTCATTCACTGTGGATTCTTTGCGGACTCCTTCCCGACCCCTCTAGAGCGAGAACGTTCCCGTTTCTGTGCGCAGGTTCACGGAATCGCCAACGACACCATCAACTTTGTCCAGAACATCGTCaacacagaaataaacagcGCCACCGACAATCCTGTATCCTTCCCCCCAGAAACAGGAGATTCCACCTCGCTTTTTAAATGAAcgctcactttttttttcttcttaacgGCCGTTCAAGATGGTATTTGCGGAAAGAGGAGAGACCATTTCAGGGGGGAATTTCCACGGCGAATACCCGGCTAAGGTACGCACGGTCGTGAGGCCTTCGAAACCTCAATTGACCTCCTTAACTGTGCTCTTCTGCTGTTAGGCTCTGGACTTCTTATGCATTGCGGTCCACGAGCTGGCCTCCATCAGCGAGCGGAGGGTCGAGAGGTTGTGCAACCCCTCCCTCAGCGAGCTGCCCGCCTTCCTGGTCAACGAGGGCGGACTCAACTCGGGCTTCATGATTGCTCACTGCACCGCCGCAGCCCTGGGTCAATGTCCaccacaaaaataaaaacagccacacCTTGTGATGCGACCTTTTTCAAACGCTAacctaattttttttaaaaaatcccttTCAGTTTCTGAGAATAAAGTTTTGTGTCACCCGTCGTCTGTGGACTCTTTGTCCACAAGCGCTGCCACAGAGGATCACGTGTCCATGGGTGGGTGGGCTGCCAGGAAAGCCCTGAGGGTCGTGGAGCACGTGGAGCAAGGTAAGGCTTTTCCACTAATGCAGCCATCGTTACTatctgagctggagaggagcggTGATGATTCCTGCTCTCAGTTCTTGCCATAGAGCTGCTCGCAGCCTGTCAGGGTATTGAGTTCCTCCGTCCTCTTCGCACCACCACTCCGCTGGAGAAGGTCTATGAACTCGTCCGCAGTGTGGTCAAGTAAGTCAAAGTCAACACACGCAACATTTCAGCCGGCTGTCATGTTGTTTGGGGTGGTTAATGTTTGTCCGCTGTTGCACTTTTGACCCTGTCGAACTCTCAACTTTTTCCAGGCCGTGGATTAAAGACAGGTTCATGTCCCCAGACATCGAGGCAGTCCACCGTCTTCTAATCGAACAGAAGGTAGACGCAGCGTTTCATGCAGAAATAGACGCTCGTTCAGTCTGCTGGTGTGAAttcaaggttttttttggtttttttttccctaccCAGGTGTGGGATGTGGCCAAACCGTATATCGATAAGTATCAGATGGAGTATATCCCCGAGTCCCGTCCCATCTCTCCCACGGCCTTCTCTCTGGAGTCTCCAGCGTCACCACGGAAGCGCGTCCGTGTAGAGTGAAAACCTAAAACAgaaatatagatatatatagacaCATCTGTCATTATGTAAGTTTGTGATTGTCATTGCAGTTATGTGGTCTAAATCAGTCATTGAAAGTTTTGATTTT
The nucleotide sequence above comes from Takifugu rubripes chromosome 9, fTakRub1.2, whole genome shotgun sequence. Encoded proteins:
- the hal gene encoding histidine ammonia-lyase → MPRFTVHIRDEWLAVPCRDTKNTIQWLGYEALKRYIKNKPDNGGIKAVKDTRFVVRRCQSLGLLDADDTIEDVLEDNDFVELAIEGDSMSPDFIPCEPGVSPLTAAYREPTEYISLDGNSLSSTDLVNLGRGLYKIKLTAEAEIKVVQSRELLDTIVKENKVVYGITTGFGKFARTVIPVSKLKELQENLVRSHSAGVGNPLSPERTRMLLALRINVLAKGHSGISLETLQAMIQAFNASCLSFVPEKGTVGASGDLAPLSHLALGLMGEGKMWSPKSGWADAKYVLEAHGLRPISLKPKEGLALINGTQMITSLGAEAVERAQAIARQADIVAALTLEVLKGTTKAFDSDIHLLRPHPGQIEVALRFRSLLDSDHHPSQIAESHRFCDRVQDAYTMRCCPQVHGIANDTINFVQNIVNTEINSATDNPMVFAERGETISGGNFHGEYPAKALDFLCIAVHELASISERRVERLCNPSLSELPAFLVNEGGLNSGFMIAHCTAAALVSENKVLCHPSSVDSLSTSAATEDHVSMGGWAARKALRVVEHVEQVLAIELLAACQGIEFLRPLRTTTPLEKVYELVRSVVKPWIKDRFMSPDIEAVHRLLIEQKVWDVAKPYIDKYQMEYIPESRPISPTAFSLESPASPRKRVRVE